TGGACGGGGATGTGAAAAGGATCGGCATCACCCGGATCCACATGGAGGAGGACGCCGGCAAGCTGGTCCACGAGGGGGCTTTCGACTCGTCCAACGCCAGCTTCGTGGATCTGAACCGGGCCTGCGTGCCCCTCATGGAGATCGTGAGCGAACCCGATATGCGTTCCCCTGAGGAGGCCCGGGCCTACATGCAGACCCTGCGGGATGCCGTGGTGTACCTTGGGATCTGCGACGGCAACATGGAAGAGGGAAGCCTTCGCTGCGACGCCAACGTTTCGGTGATGCCGGTGGGTTCCGACACCTTCGGTACCCGGGCGGAGATCAAGAACATGAACTCCTTCCGGTTTCTGCAGCAGGCCCTCGAGTACGAGGTCGAGCGGCAGATCGATCTTATCGAAAGCGGCGGCCATGTGGTCCAGGAAACCCGGCTTTTCGATTCCGACAAGGGGGTCACCATCTCCATGCGGGGCAAGGAGGAGGCGCACGATTACCGTTACTTCCCCGAACCTGACCTTGTCCCCATCCGTATCGACAAGGATTGGGTCGCGCGGATCGGGGAAGATCTGCCCGAACTGAGGGATCAGAAAATGCAGCGCTACGTCAGCGAGATAGGAATCCCGGAGTACGACGCCCAGGTACTTACCGCCGATGTGGCGACAGCCTGTTTTTTCGAGGGAACGGTGGACGCCGGTGCCGACGCCAAGAAGGCCAGCAACTGGGTCATGGGGGAGTACACTCGCCTGGTCAAGGAAAAGGGCGTTGAGACGGCAATGGTCAGCCCCGGGCAGCTTGCCGCCATCATCGGCTTCGTGGACAACGGGACCATCTCCGGTTCGGGCGCCAAGCAGCTCTTTGAGGAGGTCTTCACCACGGGTGCCGACCCGAAAGCCGTGGTCGAGGCAAAGGGACTAGCCCAGGTCTCCGACGCGGGGGCCATCGAGGAGGAGGTCAAAAAGATCCTCGACGCCAACCCCGACCAGGTCCGGCAGTTTAAAGACGGCAACGAGAAGGTCCTGGGCTTTTTCGTGGGCCAGGTGATGAAGGCGAGCGGGGGGAAGGCTAATCCGCGAGTCGTAAATGAAATTCTGAGGAAGTTGCTTGCCGAATAGTCCGTGAACCGTGAACCGAAAAGACTCAGCCGGAGCGATGCTCCTGTTTTTTTGTTTCTGTAAAAGCGGCAAGAGCCTTAACGCAGGGGACGCAGAGCAGCCGCAAAAAGACTGCACCGCAGGGTGACGCAGGGAAAACCTTAAGACCGGGGGAGATCTCTGGCGTGTGCCGTCAAAGCCTGAAGAGCATTCACCGCGGAGGACACGGAGAAGAGCGAAGGTAAGGATCTTTCTTCGCGCTTTGTTCTTTGCGCTTCGCGCCAGGGTTCAGGGTAAGGCGCTATTCCTGTAACGGCGGTTAAATCTGTCTCACGCAGAGAACGCGGAGCGCAGAGGAAACAAAAGGAAGTCATTGCGAACCATAAAACAGGTGAAGCAATCTCGGGACTTGCGGCACAAAACCTGAAACCGGACTAAGGTTCTTCTGCTACCATTGCTATA
This region of bacterium genomic DNA includes:
- the gatB gene encoding Asp-tRNA(Asn)/Glu-tRNA(Gln) amidotransferase subunit GatB; its protein translation is MKYETVIGLEVHAQLKTTSKIFCGCSTEFGKAPNANTCPVCLGLPGVLPVLNRKVVDFAIMMGLATNCRIAAESVFARKNYFYPDLPKGYQISQFEKPLCEEGWVDIRLDGDVKRIGITRIHMEEDAGKLVHEGAFDSSNASFVDLNRACVPLMEIVSEPDMRSPEEARAYMQTLRDAVVYLGICDGNMEEGSLRCDANVSVMPVGSDTFGTRAEIKNMNSFRFLQQALEYEVERQIDLIESGGHVVQETRLFDSDKGVTISMRGKEEAHDYRYFPEPDLVPIRIDKDWVARIGEDLPELRDQKMQRYVSEIGIPEYDAQVLTADVATACFFEGTVDAGADAKKASNWVMGEYTRLVKEKGVETAMVSPGQLAAIIGFVDNGTISGSGAKQLFEEVFTTGADPKAVVEAKGLAQVSDAGAIEEEVKKILDANPDQVRQFKDGNEKVLGFFVGQVMKASGGKANPRVVNEILRKLLAE